The nucleotide window CTAAAGGTTGGTTTACCTCAAAGAAACCCCAATTCTCACAAGCATCATTCATCTTCTCCATGGTAGCTTCTCTCTTTTCACCATTAATTTGGCTCAAGTCAACAACTGGGAAAGTCTCCATTTCTCTCCTTAGTTACTCTCTCTCAcaatctccctctctctcacacGCAAACTTAATCCTCTCGATGTAAGTGAGTCTATGTGGCTAGCTCTATTTGGTGAGTGGAGTACTTGTATATGGTGCAATTTATAGGCGCTAAGGGAGTGGCAGATCTGTGAATACCTAGGATTTCTTAGttaataatttataagaaaattaGTATAATGGAATgttggcatatatatatatatatatatatagagagagagagagagagagagagagagagagagagagagagagagagagagagagagaagtttgAAACGAAATTGTTCACGTAAGAAAAGAATACCCTGACTGACCCTGAAgattaagaagaagaatttaTAAGTATCAACGCATGGTATTGAAAACATGAATGAAAGTAACATAAATACATAAGAAAGTAAATTTAAATGATGAATGTAAATCTAGTTACATTTACAAATAGAAAATGTactgaaaatgaaatgaaatgaaataaaatagaataaaaagGAACAGGACTCGTGGATTATGTAAGAAAGCACGTCCATGGTGGATGGACCCCTACCAACTTTTGTCTCGAAGCTTTGGCCATGATCTATGCTATATATTATGCCTTGTTGGTTGGTTGGATCATCTATCtatctttcctcttttttgtcttttacatgttttttttgttttctgtttatttatttcttccaGTCTTAATTAgaccaaccaaacaaaaccatgcATGCACGCGCCTAATTAAGCTTttctatttgaatttaaaaaaacctaattaatTTCTCAATTATCCCAATTAAACACTAATATAATTGTATTTGTATAGTAGATGAGGAGCCAAAACATAAAGCCTGAAAAAAGGGAAGTGTCCTGCGAGTGCATGAGTGATATGCATGGCCCCAATTCCTTTACTTGAAATGAATGTCTTATTCATTTGCCATGTTTTGTTTcactttttcttaataatgaCAATTATCGTAAGcagtaaaaacaaaagtaaggCATGCCACAAAAGGTAATATTTCATCATTCATGAACTATAGGGAATGGAAGCTAATTAGCgcgttaattaatataattaacaagCTTTATTAATGATTAACGACCAAGGTTTAATCAAAGATTTTAGAGGGCTCTTGTTATGTTTAATGTAAGATATTGATAAACTTAACAACTTAGGGTTTAATCAAAgattttccttcttccatGTTAATTACCACCAAACAGCGGGCTTTCGAGATTCAACCAAAGAGAAAGCTATGGGCTTTTTGATTTGTTGAGTTGACAAAACTTGGACCTGACCAACTTTCAAGCATCTTGACATCTGAGTCTGACCAAAGAAATCTCTACTCTCAACTTTCGGTCTTTCGGTCTTTCAGTCACATGCTGATGTCGCTTAGTCAAATTCTAAATCTGCCTATTCACTCTTTTGTTGGATTTAACCCCATCTAGTAAATCTGTCGCTGCCATTAACGACCagaagttggaagaagaaaaaaaattcaaaattcccaGTTTGAGTCATATGGCCCAACAAGTACAACTTCCTGACGATTAACTTTGATTATAAATTTGACTGATTCGTAGGTTATTAAGGAAAATGAAATCATCTTATTAGAAATCTGTTCTGAAAGTTTGGATCTAATCCGTTTTAGTCGTTTAGTTCAAATATATACTTTTGCTAAATTCACACACAAGCTAGGCTACGTATAAAAATGTACAGTGCTCAAAGAAGTTATTGGGCTAAGAATATCCCATGTATGCATTTTCGATAAGGGAGAGCAAACCAAAAGCATATAAAACTGGAACATGATCTATCATGTGTCCCTCTTACTCGATCGCTTTGTTGGTTTctggatcaagttccaaatTCCATGTATTTTCTATTGGTGGGTTTTCGGTATTGTTTTATAATCTTCAAATAATGCAATTCCCTTTGCTGGTTAAATCTAGGATGTAGAGTCACTCGACAATTGAGAGTATGAATTCCACGTCGGGCATAATAATCTTAAACCCAAAGAGCACAAgcgctttcttttcttttcgatCTTTGTCACTTTCACTTAGCAAATACCAATAACCATGAACAGTTACTGCTGGTTCATTTTCATTACAAGAAATCATTGAGAAAAATGAATTGTTTTTCATGAGAGCTGAGTTGGTCGGAGAACCTCCGTACCAGACAATCACATTACATAATATTATTGACATATGATATGGGGTAAATAAAGAACAATTAATCTCTTTTTTCCAGGACTTATATATTATATCTATCTGCCAAAGCCTCCCCACTTTGGCTCTATGTGCATACTACTGCCCTAGCtacaacttctttttttcttttttcttttttctgagcCAACAGCAATGGCTGctgccagagagagagagaggtactGGCCCAATAGCTTAGATTTCATCTTTGAAAGTGAAATCTCTTACAGTAGTGTAGTGTACTACTTTAAGgtcaaaagagaagagaatatAACTTACAAGAGATGACATTGCCAAGAAGAAGCACTATAGTTTTGAGAATAATTACTTGATTAGAATAATTGGATCGGATCGATTAGACGAATAGGATTCCTTACCTTTCAGATGGAAAATGATATTGGTCTTTTGCACTCCGCAAGTTGCTTAAATAAACAAGAATTGACATTTATTATGCGAACATCATATCCCTGGCAGTGGCTGGTTGTTCTAAACCTAAGATTGAACGAGATTACGTACCATGATCTCCCATCAACTCTTTAATTGATTACGTAATTGGGTTGTGTAGATTCGaatataatttgtaattagtgTTGATTAGCCAGACTAGTAAACTATTTAAACCACTAATCCTGATCGAGACAAGGCCACTAAAAGTAGATTTATTCTTTCCATGAaatgaaaggagagaaaagCTGCGCAAATGGCGAATGAAATTAACCTTCCCTCCCCCTCTATAGCCTTAGCCTAGCCCTGCACTCAACAAATTCTCTCTCAGGTCAAGCATGGTGGCAACATGTTATTATTTTGGATCCTGTGTATTATATGGACCCCACGTGTTGAATCAAATGTCAATCAACGGTCCAAAACTTATGATTGTTAGTCTTAGATCTCTGATGTGAGGTAtctattctatatatatatatatatatatatatcaatcaaTCATATAAATATGAATGAATGATCTAAAGTGGACCCTCAGTGGGATGTTTTTCTTCCTTGATCGTGCAATTGACCAGTTTGGTAGTAGCTCTATAGCTCTTTCTTTCGGTCATATGTGATTGAGTTGAGATGAGAGCGATGAATTGGATAAGTCATAGAGGGGGGTCCATCAAGATCCAGCATGCATGAGTATGGGCGACTAGATTTCATGATATCAAAGCTTGTGAATTTGCTTTTGATATTTAATAGCCTCTACATCATCTACAACTTCACTTCTTGTAACATGTGACCTGTTTTGTAAGTCTGTCACTGGATTgaagaataaattatatatttgtaagAATCTTTAGTGCAGTGGGAAACAGGAGCGTCCACGGATATATAACGAAGTGATGAAACCttaaaatatgaaagaagCAGGCAATCTTTAACTCTATATGGGCAAGACTAGAAGGTAAATAgtcaatattatttatattataataaaatgaaaagacaAACGAGAGATCATTGGAATcgaataatttagttaattGACCAAAAGACAAATCGTGAATAAGTTCATGACTATTTGAGTCAAAAACCCTGTACATTTTAGCACGTATAGATGCCAAAGCGTCTCCATCATGCCAAAGCTGAAAAGGTTCACAGAGATCTTTGTCAATGAAGTGAAAGGGGGCAGTACATTTTTGTCACACTGCTAaattgaagaaggaaaaatataCCACATAATTGGAaccaattgaagaagaagctttTTTCTCAAAAGTGGAAGGAATTTTGATGCAaattttaatggaattgaGTCTTGGATTGGACCTGAAAGAAACTCTTCCTTGAAACACATATTCTGCacttctataaaaaaaaaagaagaaaaaagaaagacatgTGGAGTGGATGCACTGCacgtaaaaataaaacatgcaTTTCAAACAATCACGTCAGAGAGATTCATATCCTGCACTTCAAATCAGATCAATACTTATTTATGcatgaaataaatatgatGCTCTCACTTTCATCAATCCTATtcctatatatgtatattgcaCACCCTCATTGATCATAATTAAGttgtttttgatttcctaatgCATGATTAGCTCATGCTTATGCTTTTACGCGATTCTCCCACTTTAAATCACTACACATGAAAGCTCTCTCATCTCTCCAACTAACACAAAAGCAAGCAGAATATGAGAATATTTAAGTCAATAAACAAGCATCGCttgtttcaaaaaaagaaaaagaatcttAGGTTTGCTAGTTCAGGACTAGGCCCaacttcattttaattttgggtCACCAACTTCATCAACAAGTAACATAGGTTGCTATCAAGTGAGTCCAATGCTGAAGAGTGCTGTGCATATATTTGTTAAAAGCCcaccaaattaatttgatggtAGGTTTGATCCAACCCAACCTCAAAAGCACTTTGATTTGGTCATGCATATGGTACGCATTAAagatttgatacctactatGAGGCCCAACCCAAGCACCAAATTCATTCATGGCATGTTGCATGGATATTCTAAAAACATTTGCAAAGAAACCAAACATTACTCTGAATAAAACAATCACAAAATCGTTGCAGCTTCATTGTACTTTGCAGGTtgcgaaaaagaagaagaaaatagagtAAAAACAATTACATTTGAACaattcaattgaatttttcTGCGATTGAGGAACTCCGCCATCAAGACTTGAACAATCACACGAATCTCTAGGCATCTCCCAATCGCATCAATGTAGTTCCTCTTTTTGTATTGTTGATCATCAAACCATCTTAGAATATATCGAGGATCTCGAGGATCGAACGGTTGCAGAGGGGACAAGACCCTCGATTCAACCACACCTCCCTCGAACACACTCTGCAAAAGGTGTGCCCACATGGGATGAAAGCTGCACCTTTCTTCCTGCTCATGCACACGCAGCACACCGTATCATTGCCCAGCCCTCCCTCTGCTTTGTCGCTCTCTGTCGTCGCACCACCAAACGCATCACAGCCGTCCACTTCCGTTTCCTCCAGCAATCTCATCAACGATACTCTCGTCGGCGTGCCAGGTGCCGTTGTTACTGCACTTCCGTCACCCGCAGGCCCCACCACCGACCCTCCTCCGTCCGATTCTTGCGGTGCCCGAAACTGACGCTCGGCTGCTAAGGCGGCAGCCAAGTTCATGCCAGACCCGGTCGAAATCGGACCCACGCAATCCGGATCCCAATTGTTGACCGGTTGAGCCTGGCCCACCACACTTACAACTCGTtgttgtggtggtagtggtagATGATGGTTTTGTGGCTCTTGGTCGTCCTCATCGCCATCTCTTACGCTTATGGCCGCCGTTCGTCCAAAAACCCAGGCGGCCCCACAGCAGCCAAACCCATTCAATCTGAGCCGTTGCTTGAAGGTCCTCCTCCCGCCTCTCGCTCCATCCGTATCGTCCATTTGTTCCCTCAGAATTTCAAGAACAGTTCTTGCTTCCCTCTCTCGACGCACCGTTTCCTGCAATATCACACTGAGTTGACTCATTCTtcaacacccaccaaacccaacagaagaaaacagagaaacacAAAGATAGAGCAGAGAAAGAGAATTGTTGTAAGGAGGAGATGAAAAAGACGTACAGGTCTGGATTAAAGAGAGGGCTCTATCCATGGAAAACCCGTGAGTATCTTCAAGAATGAGAAAAGTACTTAGCCCAGCACCAATCTCGCTGATCAAATAGGAGAAGCCGACAGTGACCAAACGTCATAAGCAAGAATCTGGGCCAATATCATTAACAAAAAAGCAAGATCGGATGATTGGGTTTTGGAGGACGCTCTGGGTTTGTGAATTGTGAGCTGATGCCCAACTCTTTCGTTGAAAAAGAGGGATTTTGGAGttgaaaaaagggaaaagagacaaaatagaagaagaaCGCAAACAAAAGGAGGTACTttacagggtttctgtgtttctTGGCTTCTCTCTCTTGAGCTTGCAGCAACTCAAGAACTAGTTTTTTGTGTTGGGTGCATTGGTGGGAATTcaattataaaaaacaaaatttattttgaatagagaaaattggttGGTTTTGTATTTGATTTCAGGTAGCTTGGGCTGATATTCTTTGTACGCTGGCTGGCTGGTCGCCGGCCagaataaagtcaaaagcccTGGAAGCCGGCGCATCAATCGATGCTCTGCCAAGTGGCACTACCCTCCAATGCttgagttttgtttgtttatttaataaacgacaattatattttattttcatggaTGTGCTTCTTATATAGATTGTTAATCTTGTATACAAGCAATAGCAATTTCAAACTATAAGTTCAACGCCAGTGGTTCAATTGGTATGAAAATCCGTAGTGCTTTTTGTTTTAGAGAGAAAATCCTTGGTGcttaaaatgttttttttaaaataccagatttattcttCCGTTACTTTTCTTTTGCCTAATGCATATCCTCTATTTATGGTCCTTGGATCATTCCTATATTCGGCTAATGCATCccgccaaaaaaagaaaacaaattcaatCACAATTTTCACAACCTCAAAATGCATATTAAAGATAGGAAAAGTAAAGTGCACGACTATTTTGGACACTACTAGCTCTCGTTTATCACCGACATTTTTCTAGCACGACGTCGAtgtagaaaaagaatgaagttGTAATTTAGCTgactctttttatattttgtttatatacGGAGCCTCatttcaagaaaaaaggaatGCAAAAATAAAGTGCTACATCTGA belongs to Prunus persica cultivar Lovell chromosome G4, Prunus_persica_NCBIv2, whole genome shotgun sequence and includes:
- the LOC18778432 gene encoding RNA-binding protein MEX3B isoform X2 codes for the protein MDDTDGARGGRRTFKQRLRLNGFGCCGAAWVFGRTAAISVRDGDEDDQEPQNHHLPLPPQQRVVSVVGQAQPVNNWDPDCVGPISTGSGMNLAAALAAERQFRAPQESDGGGSVVGPAGDGSAVTTAPGTPTRVSLMRLLEETEVDGCDAFGGATTESDKAEGGLGNDTVCCVCMSRKKGAAFIPCGHTFCRVCSREVWLNRGSCPLCNRSILEILDIF
- the LOC18778432 gene encoding putative E3 ubiquitin-protein ligase XBAT35 isoform X1, whose protein sequence is MSQLSVILQETVRREREARTVLEILREQMDDTDGARGGRRTFKQRLRLNGFGCCGAAWVFGRTAAISVRDGDEDDQEPQNHHLPLPPQQRVVSVVGQAQPVNNWDPDCVGPISTGSGMNLAAALAAERQFRAPQESDGGGSVVGPAGDGSAVTTAPGTPTRVSLMRLLEETEVDGCDAFGGATTESDKAEGGLGNDTVCCVCMSRKKGAAFIPCGHTFCRVCSREVWLNRGSCPLCNRSILEILDIF